The Rudaeicoccus suwonensis sequence AGCAGGATCTGCCGGGGCAGCACCGCCGGCAGCACGAAGGCGCCGTCGGCCTGTTCCATCTGCACGATCTGCCCGACTCGCAGGGTCTCGATCAGGTGGGTGCTGACGGCGCCACCGCTGATCGCCTTGACGGTGATCGCGATGCAGCCGTCATCGCGGGGACCGGATGTGACGGAGTAGGCACGCCACAGGCGCACGCCCTCGACATCGACACCGATCCTGATGAACTGGCCCGGGATGTGACCACGCCAACCGCGGCCGGGCCGGATGGTGACGGTGGCCGCGTCCTGGGTCTCCATCTGGATGTCGGCGACCCGGCCGCGCAAAATCGTCCGCGAGCTCAGTGGTGCGAAGAGGTCGACATAGTCCTGCGGGACCAGCGGGGTCACCAGTGAGCGAGCCAACCAGCCGGCGCCGGAGCGCAAGGCGCTCGAGGGCGAGGTACCGGTGGACTTCATACTTACTATTGTGTTCGATTCGGCATATAAAATCTTTGTGCCGCCGGTTGGCTCTGCGGCAAGAAATTAGCACTGGACGCTAATTTCTTACTGCGCCCGGGCGCAGGTCAACTCAGCGGGATGCCCTTGTCGCCCTTGTCCGCCTGGTAGGTCTCCGACAACTTGTCGTAGATCGTTCGCAATGTCGCGGCTCGGGTCGCCAACTGTGGATCGGCGGACCGGCGAACCTCTTCGGCCAGATCGATGCTCGAGAAATACGCGTTCTGCCGGTTGTAGAGGTCGCGGTTCGGATCGGCGGCCTCGCGGTCCGGATCGGGCACGGCATACACGGCTTTGAGGATCTGGATGTCATAGGGGATGGCGAACGAGTCGGCGGAGTCTCTGTGGCTGAAGAGGTAGCCGAACGTGGTGAATCCGCTCCAGGTGATGCCGGACAGGCAGAGCGAGCACGGCTCGTGGGTGGCGAGGAAGAAGCAGTCGGCGGGTGCCGGACGCGCCGATGCGGGCAGTTCGTAGAACTTCTTGATCGCGTGGATCTCGCCGTGCCAGAGCGGATTCTCGATCTCGTTGTTGGTGGCCGCGACCACGAGTGACAGGTCGGATGTGCGCAGGATGGCGGCTCCGAAGAGCTTGTTTCCATCGGCGACGCCGACCGTGGTGAGAGGCACGATGTCAGCCTCGATGACGTGCAGCAGTCGGTCGAGCGATGTGTGATCCATGACACCAAGAATACCGCTAAACGAAATATAAATTCCACTGAATGGAAGTTCTCGTTGTCCGCGAGATGTCGCTCGTGGTCGGGGTCCACTTCGCGAGATGTCGGTCCTGGTCGGGATTCACTTCGCGAAATGTCGGTTCTGGTCGCTGTCCGTTCATGGAACCGGCACATCGCGACATCTCGTGAGCGAGTTCGGGGCGTCGCCCGCCGATCAGGCAGGGGGAGCGATCTCCTGCTGGCTGGGCAGCTGATCCTGGCGCAGGATGCCGACCGGGCAGGTCATCCCGTTGGGTCCGTGGTTGCAGTAGCCACCGGGGTTCTTGTGCAGATACTGCTGGTGGTAGTCCTCGGCGTAGTAGAACTCGCCGACCTCGGATGCCGGTCGCATCTCGGTGCTAATGTCGCCGAACCCGTTGTCGTGCAGCACCTGCTGGAAGGCCGCGCTGGTCGAGGCGACGGCCTGCGCCTGCTCGTCGTCGGTCCAGTAGATCGCCGAGCGGTACTGCGTGCCGATGTCGTTGCCCTGCCGGTTGGCAGTCGTCGGGTCGTGGTTCTCCCAGAACTGCTTGAGGATCAGTTCGGCGCTGGTGGCCTGCGGGTCGTAGGCCACCAGGACCGTCTCGGTGTGACCGGTGCGACCGGTGCACGTCTCGTCATACGTGGGGTTGGGGGTGAACCCGCCCATGTATCCCGCTGCCGTCGTCACGACACCGGGGATGCGCCACATGATCCGCTCGGTGCCCCAGAAACACCCCATCGCGACATACAGCACCTTCGTGCCGTCCGGCCACGGTCCGCGCATCGGCGAACCGAGCACGACATTCGAGTCGGCGATGCCGGGCAGGGGCGTGGGGCGCCCGGGGAGTGCGTTGTCGCGCGAGACCATGGACGTGCTGCGTCCGAATCCGAAGACCATGTATGCCGCAACGTATGGCGACGCCCAACCCTTCCCGTTACGGCGCGGCGTGTTGCGGAGCTCAGATGCGGCAGGTACGGCGTGACACGGCCGGTGCCGGTTGGTCGCGCCTCGGTAACCTTGCGCCGTGCTGACTGTGCAAGACGCCCTCATCCGCCTCCAGAAGTTCTGGACCGACCGTGGCTGCATGATCGTGCAGCCCTACAACACCGAGGTCGGTGCAGGAACGATGAACCCCGCCACCTTGATGCGGGTGCTCGGTCCGGAGCCGTGGCGGGTGGCGTACGTCGAGCCGTCGGTCCGCCCCGATGACAGCCGGTATGGCGAGAACCCGAACCGGTTGCAGACGCACACCCAGTTCCAGGTGATCCTCAAGCCGGACCCGGGCAATCCGCAGGAGCTCTATCTGGAGTCGCTGCAGGCGTTGGACATCGACATCCACGCGCACGACGTGCGCTTCGTCGAGGACAACTGGGCGCAGCCGGCGATCGGCGCCTGGGGCCTGGGCTGGGAGGTGTGGCTGGACGGGATGGAAATCACCCAGTTCACCTACTTCCAGCAGGTCGGTGGACAGAACCTCGACCCCGTCGCGGTCGAGCTGACCTACGGCATCGAGCGCATCATGATGGCCCAGCAGGGGGTCTCGCACTTCAAGGACCTGCAGTACGCCCCGGGCGTCACGTATGGCGAGGCCTTCGGTCAGCAGGAGTACGAGATGTCGAGGTACTACCTGGACGACGCCGACGTGGCCACCAATCAGGAGTTCTTCGACCGGTATGTCGCAGAGGCCACCCGGATGGTCGAGGCGCGACTGCCGATTCCGGCATACAGCTATGTGCTGAAGTCCTCGCACGCGTTCAACGTGCTCGACGCGCGTGGGGCGATCTCGACGACGGAACGTGCGAAGGCCTTCGCCACGATGCGGGGACTGGCGCGGGACGTCTCCCAATTGTGGGTCGAACGACGTGGCGAGCTCGATTTTCCGCTGCTGAAGAGCGAGGCGCCCAAGGTGCTGCTCGGCGCGGCGGTGCGCCACCCGGCGGACGATCAGGAAGACGTGGATCCGGCTGCGCTGCCACAGGATTCGCAACTGCTTGCGCTTGAAATCGGCGTCGAGGAGCTGCCGCCGCACGTCGTGCAGCAGGCGATCGATTTCGTGCGCGCGTCATTGACCGAACGACTCGACGCGACCCGGCTGACGCATGGAGCGATCGACGTGGTCGGCACTCCGCGGCGCATCGTCGCGACGGTCGCTGCGCTGTCGGCACACGAGCCGGACGCCGAGAGCCTGCGCAAGGGGCCGAAGGTCGCTGCGGCATACGACGCGGACGGCAACCCGACGAAGGCGTGCGAGGGTTTCGCGCGCGGTCAGAAGGTCGACGTGGCCGATCTCGTGCGCGCGGAGTTCGACGGGGCCGAGCATGTGGCTGTGCGGGTCACCGAGACCGGGCGTGGCGTGATGGAGGTCGCCGGTGAGCTCATCGCGGGCGTCATCGAGTCGTTGCGCGCCGACAAGAACATGCGCTGGTCGGACCCGCAGCTGTCCTACAGCCGGCCGATCCGCTGGCTGGTCGCCCTCTGGGGCGAGACCGTCGTGCCGGTGCACGCGTCCGACCTGGTCGCTGGTCGCACCACCTATGTCCACCGCACCAACCCTGAGCCACTGGTGCGCGTCGCCAAGGCCGACGATCTGGTGCATGTCTTGACGACCCACGGACTGGTCGTCGATCCGGTGCAGCGCCGGGCTCAGGTCGTCGAACAGGCTCGGCAACTGGCCGGATCCGTCGGTGGCACCGTCGATGTCGAGGGTGAGTCGGCGCTGGTCGACGAGATCACCAACCTGGTGGAGCAGCCGCACGGGATCCTCGGCACCTTCGGGGAGAAGTACCTCGAACTGCCCGAGCAGATCCTCACGACGGTGATGCGTAAGCACCAGCGGTACCTGCCGGTGCGCGACGACGCGGGCAAGCTGCTGCCGTATTTCGTGACGATCGCCAACGGCGACTGCGACGACGAGTTGGTGCGGCTCGGCAACGAGAGCGTCATGCGTGCGCGGTACGAGGACGCCGCGTTCTTCTTCGCCGCCGATCTGAAGGTGCCGCTGGAGGAGTTGCGCGCCGGCATCGCCAAGCTGACCTTCGAGAACAGGATCGGCTCGGTCGCGCAGCGCGCCGACCGGATCCGTGACATTGCCACCGGCTTCGCCGACACCCTCGGCATCACCGGCGACCAGCGCGCCACCCTCGACCGCGCCGGTGAACTGGCGAAGTTCGACCTGTCCTCGCAGATGGTCATCGAGATGTCGTCGCTCGCCGGGCCGATGGCCAAGGAGTACGCACTGCGCGCCGGTGAGCCCGCCGCGGTCGCCACCGCCCTGCTGGAGATGGAGCAGCCGCGCACTGCCGGAGGCGAGGTCCCGCAGACCACGCCAGGTGCGGTGCTGGCGCTCGCCGACAGGTTCGACCTGCTCTCGGCGATGTTCGCGATCGGCGCCAAGCCGACCGGCTCGTCCGACCCGTATGCGCTGCGTCGTGCGGCGCTCGGCGTGGTGAGCATCCTGCGGGCGCACCCGCAGCTGGCCGGCATCACGATCAGCGGTGGCCTGAGGGCCGCGGCGGATCGCCTGCGCCAGCAGGGCATCGACGTCTCCGACGAATCCGTGGCAGCGGCAACTGAATTCGTCGTCGGACGGTTCGGTCAGCAGCTGCGTGACGAGGGCGTGCCCGTGGGGCTGGTCGCCGCAGTGACTCCTCTAGCGGATGCACCTGGGGTGGCGACGCAGGCGCTCGCTGACATCACGGCCGCACGGGCGGAGACGCGCTTTCCGGCGCTGGTCGAGGCGGTGCAGCGCATCACGCGGATCGTGCCCGAGGGCACGCCTGCGGCATACGACCGCGCGTTGTTGGTCGAGGATGCCGAGCAGGCTCTGCTGGTATATGTCAACGAACTGCCTGATCACGCGAATGACGCTCTGCCGCAATGGATTCCGGATGCATTGCCGCTCGTGGCACCGCTCGCCCGTTTCTTCGACGACATCATGCTCATGGCCGAGGACGAGGCGCTGCGAGCTGCTCGTCTCGGCTTGGTGCAGACCGTCGTCGAGCGTGCTCCGCGCGGCATCGATTGGCGGGAGCTCAACTCCGCTCTCTGACAGGGTGTCCCGCGACACCAAGACGGAGACGTGTGTCCGCGTGCGGGGGTATACAGGTCTGTGAGGCGAGGAGGCTTCCATGACCCCACAGATGCCGGACGAGACAATGCGCTGGTTGCTGGCCGGTGATCCTTCGATCCGTTGGCAGACTCTTGCCGACCTCACCGATGCGTCGCCGCAGGAGGTGGCGGAGGCGCGTTCTGAGGTGGCCGAGTCCGGCTGGGGCAAGGACCTGCTCGACCGGCAGTCGGGTGGCCGGTGGGCTGACGGCGGCTGTTTTCCGGCGCGTGACTGGCACCCGACCGTGCCGATCACCGGAGATCCCGACGGGCAGCCCTGGGTCGCGACGTTGCCGACGCTGCGCCTGCTGCGCGCATTCGGAATCGCGCCGGACCATCCGCGGGTGCGCGCTGCGATCGAGGCAGTCGCGGAGCACTGCACGTGGGAGTACGACGACGCCCCATTCTTCGACGGAGAGGTCGAGCCGTGTATCAACGGCGGTGCGCTGTCCGTCGGCGCCTACTTCCGGCGCGACATGGACGCGCTCGCTACCCGACTCGTGGGAGAACAGCTGCCGGATGGCGGGTGGAACTGCGAAGCCGAGCGAGGCTCCACGAGGTCTTCGTTCCACACGACGATCTGCGTGCTTGAGGGGCTGCTCGACTACGAGTGCAACGGTGGTGAGGTGTCGGTCGCCGAGGCCAGGCGAGGTGGTGAGGATTATCTGCTCAGCCGGGCGCTGTTCCGCAGGGCCAGCACGGGCGAGCCGGCTGACGACAGTTGGCTGAAGTTCTCCTTCCCGACGCAGTGGCACTACGACGTGCTGCGCGGCGCCGACTACTTCCGAGGCACGGGCGCGGCACCCGACCCACGTCTCGGCGAGGCACTCGACCTGGTGCGTGCCAAGCAACAACCGGATGGCAGCTGGCTGTTGGAAAACACCCATCCCGGCCTGGCCTGGTTCGCGCTGGACACCGGCGACGGTGCGCCCAGCCGATGGAACACGTTGCGTGCCCTGCGGGTGCTGAGCTGGGCGGACGGGGGCGCCTGACCGGCCGCGCAGCGCCCGCGGGTCGCACGGGTTCGTTCAGGGTGTGACTCGTAGACTCGCGCGCATGACTGGTTTCTCCACGCGCGCCATCCACGCAGGACAGGAGCCGGACCCCCGAACCGGCGCTGTCGTCCCTGCGATCTACCAGACCTCGACCTACAAGCAGGACGGTGTCGGCGGGCTGCGTGACGGCTACGAATACTCCCGTTCGGCCAACCCGACACGCACCGCCCTTGAGGAATGCATCGCCGAACTCGAAGGCGGCGCAAAGGGTTTCGCGTTCGCCTCAGGCCTCGCCGCCGAGGACACGATCATGCGGTCGCTGCTCTCGCCCGGCGATCACATGATCATCCCGACCGACGCGTATGGCGGCACCTACCGACTCATCGACAAGATCCAGAAGGTGTGGGGCATCGACCACAGCCTGGCGAAGGTGTCGCAGGCGGACGCGATCCGCGGCGAGATCCGCCCCGGCGTCACCAAGATGATCTGGATCGAGACACCGACCAACCCGCTGCTCGGCATCGCCGACATCGAGGCCATCGCCGCGATCGCGCACGAGGCCGGGGCACTGCTGGTGGTCGACAACACGTTCGCATCGGCATACCTGCAGCAGCCGTTGGCACTCGGCGCCGACATCGTGCTGCACTCGACGACGAAATACTCCGGCGGCCACTCCGACGTCGTCGGCGGCGCTGTTGTGGTGTCCAAGAATGTCGCAGTGCCCGAGTTCGCGGATGCTGCCACCCGCATCGGGTTCCACCAGAACTCCATGGGCGCCGTTGCGGGGCCTATGGATTCGTGGCTGGTGCTGCGCGGCCTCAAGACGCTGGCGGTGCGCATGGAGCGACACTGCGACAACGCCGAGAAGGTCGTCGACTACCTGCGCTCACGCTCCGACGTCACGCACATCCACTACCCGGGCCTGGACAGCCACCCGGGTCACGACATCGCTGCGCGGCAGATGCGCCGGTTCGGCGGGATGGTCAGCTTCCAGCTCGCCGGTGGTGAGCAGCACGCCGTCGACGTGATCGGTCGGACGAAGATTTGGACCCTGGGGGAGTCCCTCGGTGGTGTCGAGTCGCTGATCGAGCATCCGGGCCGTATGACGCATGCCAGTGTCGTCGGCACCGAACTCGAGGTTCCGGCAGATCTGATCCGCCTGTCGGTGGGTATCGAGGACGCCGACGACCTGATCGCCGACCTGGCGCAGGCTCTCGACGCCTGAGGACAGCCGCCGCCATGTGGGATGTCGTCGTCATCGTGTTCTGCCTCGCCGGAGCGCTCTTGCTGCTCGTGCAGACCGTGGTGCAGCAACGCATCTGGCGCCGGCACCTGCGTGAGGTCACCGAGTACAACGCCTGGCAGCAGTCGAAGGTGGGCGCACCCTTCGACCAAGATGGCAGCGGCCCGCCCCTGGTGACCTCGCCGTATGCCGTCCAGCACCGCCCCCTGCCGCCGAAGCCAGGCGCGGGACGGCTCATCTGGGCCGGTGTGCTCGTGGTGGTGGCACTGCTGGTGTTCTTCGCACGACTGGCATAGCGGCCCTGACCACCGTCGACGTCGGTCGCAGGCCGTGCTGTGCTGATCCCTCCCGGGACCGCCAGCGCTCGGCGTCTCAGGCGGTTTCGGCTCCGATCTTGCGCAACAGGTCGCGCAAGGCGGTGACTTCGCGCGCGGTCAACTGAGCGAAGACCTCAGGGGGTGTGTTGTCGGCGATCTGCGCGCGCCTGGCCATCCGCCGGCCTGTCGGGGTCAGCACGATCACCTTGATCCGGCGGTCGGTCGCGTGCGCCTGACGCGACGCCAATCCGTGCTTCTCAAGGGTGTCTACCAACGATGTGACGTATGACGTGTCGCACCTGAGGCGTCGCGCAAGGTCGCGCATCGGGATCGCTTCATCGACGGGCAACACCAGCAGCGCGCGTAACGCGGCAAGTGGCAGGCCGGTGTCATGCACCAGTCGGTGAAAAGCTGCCATGGCTGCCGGATTGTGCGCGATGGCGCGGATGCGCTGCCATGCCTCCGTGGCGGGGTCTGCCCCGGGGTCGACAATGCCCGGTGCGGGAAGGTCTGCGGCCGAGATCACCTGTTGATGATATCGCGAAGCAATAGATGACTAAAACAATGGTTGAGCAACTCAATAATGTTGGTAGTTTGAGATCATGCGTCATACAGAGCAGGGGTTCGCCGTCGCCGTGGGCTGTCGTGGTGGCACTGGCGGTCCCTGATACCGACACCTCGGCACGCCGCAGCTGCGGCATACACAACGACAGACGAAACGGGTCGTTCGCAACGAAAACCGTTGCGAACGACCCGGGTCGCGTACGCGCGATGCTCAGCCGTGGTAGGCCGTGGCCTCCAGGATCTTCACCTCGATGATCTTGCCGTTGGGAGCTTCATAGGACACCTTGTCGCCGACCTTGGCGCCGTTGATGGCAGCACCCAGCGGGGACTTCTCGCTGTAGACGTCGAGCGCGGAATCGCCGGCGATCTCACGGCTGCCGAGCAGGAATTTTTCCTTGTCGCCGAACATCTCGGCGGTGATGACCATACCCGGGCCGACAACGCCCTCGGCCGCCGAAGCCTGCCCGACGACGGCGTCGCGCAGGATGGCCTCGAGCTGGCGGATGCGGGCCTCCATCTTGCCCTGCTCCTCCTTGGCTGCGTGGTAGCCGCCGTTCTCCTTCAGGTCGCCTTCCTGGCGAGCTTCCTCGATCTTGGCGGCGATCTCGCTGCGACCCTCACCGGAGAGGTGGTCGAACTCGGCCTTCAGGCGGTCGTATGCCTCCTGAGTCAGGAAGCTGGCCGAAGCGTCGGCAGTGTTGGTCACGGTGTCTCCTAGTGCAGTGAATCGTTGTGAACCCGGTGCGGATGTGGGCGATGTTGCTGGTCGGTCGCTGAGCAGTTGTCCGCGACCTCGCACGCACCGAACCGGGTGCCCTCGAGCGGTAAACAAGTGGGTCCGGAACCGCTCCGCGTCACTCGCGGATGCCGGTTCCAGACCCGTGTGTAGCCATCGATCATAGCACCGCGGCAGGCGTCGACCCGGTTCGTCGTGGTCCGGGGACCCGTGCGGGCGGTCCGGGTCAGTTGTAGTTGCAGGAGTCCACGAGCGCGGTGACGGCCTTGGATACCGTCTTGATCGTGACCGTGTATTGCGCGACGGACTTCTTGGTCGGAGGCAGCGTCACGTTGGCCACCCCGACCTCGTTGTGGCTGTAGTCCTGCGCTTCGAGGTTGCAGATGACCGACTTACCGTCCTGGTTGCCCACGTTGAAGACCAACTGGATGCTGCGGTCGTTGATGTTGTGCACCTGGGCGACGCCGAAATCGACTCCGCGGCTTGCTGCGATGCCGAACCAGGTCGCGAACGCTGTCATCACCACGACTCCGACAACTCCGATCACCCACCACTTGCCTTGACCGGGTGCGGGTTTGGGGATCGCCATGAGGTGAGAGGATAGGCGAGTTGTCTCAACGCCCGATGGGTGGTTCTGCACCGCGCCCCGGGCATGCCTCATCAAGGAGAGCGAACACGTGAGTGACCAGCTACGGCTGATGGCAGTTCACGCACATCCGGACGACGAGTCCAGCAAGGGCTCGGCCACGATGGCGAAGTATGCCGACCTCGGCCACCGTGTGATGGTGGTCTCCTGCACAGGGGGCGAGCGGGGGGACATCCTCAACCCCAAACTGGTCGACAACCCCGACATCCAGCGGGACCTGCCGCACTTCCGGCGGGCCGAGATGGCCAAGGCGCAGCAGATCCTCGGTGTCGAGCACACGTGGCTCGGTTTCGTGGATTCCGGGCTGCCCGAAGGCGATCCGCTGCCGCCGCTGCCGGAAGGGTGCTTCGCGCTCGAGCCACTCGACATCACCACCGAGGCGCTGGTGCGCGTCATACGCGAGTTTCGTCCGCACGTGATGACGACGTATGACGAGAACGGCGGTTATCCGCACCCCGACCACATCATGACGCACAACGTGTCGGTCGCCGCCTTCGCCGCGGCCGGTGACCCGACGGCCTTCCCGCACGCCGGCGAGCCATGGCAGCCGCTGAAGCTGTATTACGACCGCGGTTTCTTCAAGGCAAAGATGGTGGCCTTCCACGAGGCACTGCTCGCCGAGGGGCGCGAATCGCCGTACACCGATTGGTTGAAGCGGTGGGACGACCGACCCGAGGGCCGGGTGACCACCCGTGTTGAGTGCGCGAAGTATTTCCCGCAGCGAGAACAAGCGCTGTTGGCGCATGCGACCCAGATCGACCCGGACGGGCAGTTCTTCACGCTCAGCCCCGCCGAGCAGGGCCGGATCTGGCCGACGGAGGAGTTCGACCTGGCGCGGTCGTACGTCGCGCTCGCGGAGGGCGAGGACGACCTGTTCGCCGGATTGCCGCGCAGCGCACAGGAAGCCGACCACCTTGCGACCGGTGACGCCGGGACGCTGATCATCGATGACGTCGTCGAACGTCAGGCAAAGGAGCGCCACCATGGGTGACGGAGGCAATGAGAGCGTTGCGGTCACAGCCGGCATCTGGGGATTCCTGGTGCTGTTCGCGCTGGCCATCGCCTGCTGGCTGCTGTTCCGCAGCATGAACAACCACCTGCGCGGAGTGCGCTGGCGCGAGGAGGACCGCGAGGCGGCGCTGCAGGAGCAGCAGGCGCAGGTCATCCCGCCGCGTCCGGTCACGCCGCCCGCGACGGGCACCGACGGGACTGCGGCGCCGCCTGGCGTCTGAGCCGACCTCCGTCGGCGCACGAGTCGCGCCGAGTGAGTCCGACAGCAGCTACCGGCGAGCGGTGACCTGGCAGCGACGCAGTGCGCTGAACGCCGCAGCCCC is a genomic window containing:
- a CDS encoding deaminase produces the protein MDHTSLDRLLHVIEADIVPLTTVGVADGNKLFGAAILRTSDLSLVVAATNNEIENPLWHGEIHAIKKFYELPASARPAPADCFFLATHEPCSLCLSGITWSGFTTFGYLFSHRDSADSFAIPYDIQILKAVYAVPDPDREAADPNRDLYNRQNAYFSSIDLAEEVRRSADPQLATRAATLRTIYDKLSETYQADKGDKGIPLS
- the msrA gene encoding peptide-methionine (S)-S-oxide reductase MsrA; translated protein: MVSRDNALPGRPTPLPGIADSNVVLGSPMRGPWPDGTKVLYVAMGCFWGTERIMWRIPGVVTTAAGYMGGFTPNPTYDETCTGRTGHTETVLVAYDPQATSAELILKQFWENHDPTTANRQGNDIGTQYRSAIYWTDDEQAQAVASTSAAFQQVLHDNGFGDISTEMRPASEVGEFYYAEDYHQQYLHKNPGGYCNHGPNGMTCPVGILRQDQLPSQQEIAPPA
- a CDS encoding glycine--tRNA ligase, whose product is MLTVQDALIRLQKFWTDRGCMIVQPYNTEVGAGTMNPATLMRVLGPEPWRVAYVEPSVRPDDSRYGENPNRLQTHTQFQVILKPDPGNPQELYLESLQALDIDIHAHDVRFVEDNWAQPAIGAWGLGWEVWLDGMEITQFTYFQQVGGQNLDPVAVELTYGIERIMMAQQGVSHFKDLQYAPGVTYGEAFGQQEYEMSRYYLDDADVATNQEFFDRYVAEATRMVEARLPIPAYSYVLKSSHAFNVLDARGAISTTERAKAFATMRGLARDVSQLWVERRGELDFPLLKSEAPKVLLGAAVRHPADDQEDVDPAALPQDSQLLALEIGVEELPPHVVQQAIDFVRASLTERLDATRLTHGAIDVVGTPRRIVATVAALSAHEPDAESLRKGPKVAAAYDADGNPTKACEGFARGQKVDVADLVRAEFDGAEHVAVRVTETGRGVMEVAGELIAGVIESLRADKNMRWSDPQLSYSRPIRWLVALWGETVVPVHASDLVAGRTTYVHRTNPEPLVRVAKADDLVHVLTTHGLVVDPVQRRAQVVEQARQLAGSVGGTVDVEGESALVDEITNLVEQPHGILGTFGEKYLELPEQILTTVMRKHQRYLPVRDDAGKLLPYFVTIANGDCDDELVRLGNESVMRARYEDAAFFFAADLKVPLEELRAGIAKLTFENRIGSVAQRADRIRDIATGFADTLGITGDQRATLDRAGELAKFDLSSQMVIEMSSLAGPMAKEYALRAGEPAAVATALLEMEQPRTAGGEVPQTTPGAVLALADRFDLLSAMFAIGAKPTGSSDPYALRRAALGVVSILRAHPQLAGITISGGLRAAADRLRQQGIDVSDESVAAATEFVVGRFGQQLRDEGVPVGLVAAVTPLADAPGVATQALADITAARAETRFPALVEAVQRITRIVPEGTPAAYDRALLVEDAEQALLVYVNELPDHANDALPQWIPDALPLVAPLARFFDDIMLMAEDEALRAARLGLVQTVVERAPRGIDWRELNSAL
- a CDS encoding cystathionine gamma-synthase → MTGFSTRAIHAGQEPDPRTGAVVPAIYQTSTYKQDGVGGLRDGYEYSRSANPTRTALEECIAELEGGAKGFAFASGLAAEDTIMRSLLSPGDHMIIPTDAYGGTYRLIDKIQKVWGIDHSLAKVSQADAIRGEIRPGVTKMIWIETPTNPLLGIADIEAIAAIAHEAGALLVVDNTFASAYLQQPLALGADIVLHSTTKYSGGHSDVVGGAVVVSKNVAVPEFADAATRIGFHQNSMGAVAGPMDSWLVLRGLKTLAVRMERHCDNAEKVVDYLRSRSDVTHIHYPGLDSHPGHDIAARQMRRFGGMVSFQLAGGEQHAVDVIGRTKIWTLGESLGGVESLIEHPGRMTHASVVGTELEVPADLIRLSVGIEDADDLIADLAQALDA
- a CDS encoding MarR family winged helix-turn-helix transcriptional regulator encodes the protein MISAADLPAPGIVDPGADPATEAWQRIRAIAHNPAAMAAFHRLVHDTGLPLAALRALLVLPVDEAIPMRDLARRLRCDTSYVTSLVDTLEKHGLASRQAHATDRRIKVIVLTPTGRRMARRAQIADNTPPEVFAQLTAREVTALRDLLRKIGAETA
- the greA gene encoding transcription elongation factor GreA; this encodes MTNTADASASFLTQEAYDRLKAEFDHLSGEGRSEIAAKIEEARQEGDLKENGGYHAAKEEQGKMEARIRQLEAILRDAVVGQASAAEGVVGPGMVITAEMFGDKEKFLLGSREIAGDSALDVYSEKSPLGAAINGAKVGDKVSYEAPNGKIIEVKILEATAYHG
- a CDS encoding DUF4307 domain-containing protein, with product MAIPKPAPGQGKWWVIGVVGVVVMTAFATWFGIAASRGVDFGVAQVHNINDRSIQLVFNVGNQDGKSVICNLEAQDYSHNEVGVANVTLPPTKKSVAQYTVTIKTVSKAVTALVDSCNYN
- the mca gene encoding mycothiol conjugate amidase Mca; the protein is MSDQLRLMAVHAHPDDESSKGSATMAKYADLGHRVMVVSCTGGERGDILNPKLVDNPDIQRDLPHFRRAEMAKAQQILGVEHTWLGFVDSGLPEGDPLPPLPEGCFALEPLDITTEALVRVIREFRPHVMTTYDENGGYPHPDHIMTHNVSVAAFAAAGDPTAFPHAGEPWQPLKLYYDRGFFKAKMVAFHEALLAEGRESPYTDWLKRWDDRPEGRVTTRVECAKYFPQREQALLAHATQIDPDGQFFTLSPAEQGRIWPTEEFDLARSYVALAEGEDDLFAGLPRSAQEADHLATGDAGTLIIDDVVERQAKERHHG